DNA from Blastocatellia bacterium:
AGCTGAAAATATGCGTCTATTTCTTTTTTATCTATTTCTACAGCACGCTGAAACCGGGCTATTGCTTCGCTATATTGACGACGTTGCTTATGGATAAGTCCTAGTTGATAATGCGCTTCTGCATCTTGTGGATTAATGGTTGCTGCTTCAAGATTACGGCGAAAACTTTGACGTTGCCGAAAAGATGACATAACATCTCCGCCTACCGCGCCAATATCCCCACGTAAATAAAAATAAACCCAAAATATAATAAAAGGGGACATTAGCCAAAATAAAAGAGATTGCAGCAAGACCGAGAGCCAAGAAATAGACAACGTTCCTAAAGCACTAAAATAACTAGCACTAAAAACGACTCTTAAAGCTATAACCATAAATATTGCAAATGAAATTTTACATAATAGCCAAAGTAGTAATGCTGTTTTTGCATTGGGTTTGATTGCTATTGCTAGAAGTGAAAAAGGCAAATGTGTTGCTGACCAACTTAGCAAAGTACAAGCTAGAAGTGGTGCATAATCACGGCGGAAAACTACGCCAAAGCTTCCTAGAGGCTCAAAAAAAATTAACACTAAAATAGTTACAGGAACATAAAGCAGTGGTAAAAATAAAATTGTTCCTAGTGTTGAACCAAGAGAGAAAGTTACAAACCACCAGCCAAAATTACCAACTAAAGGCAAAGGCTGTCTAATTTTAGGGTGGTAAATTTCTGGATATTCTTCAAAGTTTTCTTCAACCTCAGAATTACTTGGTTGATTTGCAAAAGACACATTTTGCTTAGGTAACACAATCATTTTTTGCTCATATTCGTCAAAAATTGGTTGTGTGATAACTACAAATAAAAAAGAGCTTAAAATTATTGCAATAATCGCACCTGCTATTGAACCTGTGTCAATAATACTGCCCATTGCCTTTTGGGGCTGATAATAGAGCATAAAAAATAACTTAAGTTGGTTTAGCATTTTTAATCTATATGAAACAAAAATGATTTATGTTTAGAGTCTTGTTTTTTTAGCAGTTTCCATTGCCAAGAAAACCAAACTTGTTTAGCAACGGGCAATTTTGTGGAACAGCCAATTTTAAGTTGCCTAACATCAAATGGTTTAGAGCATCTTCTTTATCATTTGGAACAAAAACATGGGAGCAAATATTATCACCTAATCGGCAAATTGCTGAAAGCTCTATTCCTAACATTTTGTTTGTACCAAGGTTATATTTTTCTTCTGCTTTATAATAATTTTTTGCAAAGTCAATTTTATTTGTCCAGATTTTATAATTAACCAGTACAACATCTTCTACATCTATCCATACAATTTTATCTGTTTGGCCTTGTTCCATTAAAAACTTACGAAAACTTTCTGTAGCCTCTAAAAATGTTGGATAGACGTTTTCCATAATCGTAGTTCTAAATCTCTAAACCATAGGACGATCAGGCGGTTCACGACGAAAATAACCCCATTGCCCATGTAAACGATCTGTACCAGTATTTTTTTCTAGCCCTTCGGATGCTTGACGCAAGGCTTCAACCACACTTGGCACAACATAATGTAGCCCACCAGGTGAAACAGGTATTTGTGAACGGTAGTCATGCAGCGTGCCAAGCTCTAAGCTAAATTGCGAAATTTGTTCATAAAGTCCGAGCATACGAGCAAGAAAAGCTATTAAACCGCTAGTGGCAAAATAGGAATAAGGCGTTAACCTATTTAAGTATTTCTTAAAAGCGTCCAAAGAATCATAAACATGAATTCTATTATCTAAAGCATCAGCTAAATTTTTAGCTGTAGAAACAACGGCGATTGGCCTTAAATCTATAAAGCCGTTATTACAATAGAAAAATTCTTTTGCTAGAGTTACTTCTTTGGTACGAGCCGTTTTGCTGACGTTTTTTAGTTGGTCTAAGATAGCATTTTCAATAGTGTTACGCTCAGACATTAGCAAATCTAACGGTGCAATGTAGGGGCCAACTAAAATAAAAGTTTCGTTCTTGTCATTAAAAATAATTGGCGAGCCTAGCGAAGTAATGGAGTGGACAGTTTTTATTACTTCCATCATTACTAAATTAAAAGCGTCGTTACGTTCCTGATAATTACGGCTAGAGAGATGTTTAATTGAAATTAGGTCTTGTGGAGTTTGAGCTTTTACCAAAGTAATTAAATCTTTGCTTAAAGTTTCTAGTTGCCAAGTAGCTAAATCTTCAAAAAATAATGGACGTGAATTACTTTCAAAAAATTGCTGTGGATTAAATGTAGACAAAGAAATTTGTGTTGGAATTGCATCAGCGTCAAAGGTTCGGAGTCTGTGAAGCAAAATAACTAAGCCTAATAAGTGCAATTCTCCCTGATGTTTAGCTGATCCTAAATCTTGGAATGACTTTACATCTAGTCCGCTGATTTGTGAGTCCATTAATTGAGGTTGTTGCAAGAAATCAAAGACCAAGCGAGCATTTTCTGTTTCTGTATAATAGCAATTGCTGTTTATAAACCAGGGAACATCTTTATCATCACCAACAATTGCAGCTTCGGCTAAAACTAAACCTAGCTCACTAGCCGATGCAACACGCATAACACGGTAAAGCGCGTCTGTATTGGAAGTAGAAAATCGCCCGTTTTCCCCTGATCGAATTTGAATACGTGGAGTAAACTCCAAACCTTTTTGAAAGGTAACAGATGCGTTAGTTTCTTTTCGATCTTTTATCATTACAGGAGGATAAATTTTAATTTTTCCACGTCGAAGATCTTCTTCTGGAATTATTTGACGACCTGTTGCAAAAAGTTCTCGTAAATCCCGTAAAACTCCACTTTGAATAGGTACGCTTTGATTAGAAATAATTGCATCAATCCCAATAGCAGCAGCAGTTACAAGCATTTTTATTCCTACCTCAGAATAAAGCTGTTGTAATTGTTCAGCAAAAAGCTGTTTATAACGTAAACGCTCGTCTAAAGCACTATGAGCAAAGCCTAGCCGTATAACTCTTTCACCCTCTGCACCTTCGTCATACATTCCACCAACAGCCGTTGTATGTGCAGCTATTACTTCTTCGGCTAACTCATTGCGAATAAAGGCTAAATCGTCTCTTACTCTGGAAAGATAAAGTTGCTTTAGGTCTGTGATTAGCTGAGGTGATTTAATGCCAAAAACGCGGCAAATTTCTTCTAAATTACTTAAATGATAAGCTGCAACGCTAGCTAGAGGGATACCGACGATAACAGCACGAAAACGGGATGCTAAGTTGCGATCAGATTTGTATTTTTGCAAAAACTCGGTAAATGGTTGTTTTAAGTCTACTTTAATGGCTTTAGTTAAATGGTCAAACTTTTCTTTTTCAGAACTTTCTA
Protein-coding regions in this window:
- a CDS encoding tetratricopeptide repeat protein, coding for MLNQLKLFFMLYYQPQKAMGSIIDTGSIAGAIIAIILSSFLFVVITQPIFDEYEQKMIVLPKQNVSFANQPSNSEVEENFEEYPEIYHPKIRQPLPLVGNFGWWFVTFSLGSTLGTILFLPLLYVPVTILVLIFFEPLGSFGVVFRRDYAPLLACTLLSWSATHLPFSLLAIAIKPNAKTALLLWLLCKISFAIFMVIALRVVFSASYFSALGTLSISWLSVLLQSLLFWLMSPFIIFWVYFYLRGDIGAVGGDVMSSFRQRQSFRRNLEAATINPQDAEAHYQLGLIHKQRRQYSEAIARFQRAVEIDKKEIDAYFQLGIIAREQNRLQEAISYFDTVVSLDDKHSQSEVWREIGATYQVAGMKEDAHTALEKYIERRPYDAEGLYYYAKVLVELGKTEKAKEIIKQCLEAVETAPYYRRATLRRWSKLAKGLLKT